Proteins from one Kiritimatiellia bacterium genomic window:
- the dnaA gene encoding chromosomal replication initiator protein DnaA: MDVSVETVWSNACKELRSTLSKDVFDRWIGVIEALSIEGDTLHLGVQNDFYQCWLEENYLPLIQDAVALAYGSRLNIVFRVSKAPSAPQSDKPQSAEGTTVHRGRSSSGAVAPAALNPKYTFETFVVGPSNSFPHAASLAVAQSPGRAYNPLFLYGGVGLGKTHLMQAIGHSVLRTGRSVVAYVTCEAFTNEYIDALQRKALVQFRKKYRNVDVLLIDDIQFLGGKERMQEEFFHTFNALFDSHKQIVLTCDRPASEIPSLEHRLVSRFEWGLVTELEPPDIETRIAILRNKQEELNVKLPEEIINFIAEKIRSNIRRLEGALIRAASYASLTGRPLTIETVEHLLRDTFDQEKQETLTIEEIQKIVAEYFDLRLSDMTSNRRPQSIAFPRQVAMYFCRQLTSHSLPVIGSAFGKNHATVLHACRLVQHRLKEDPEFRQNMMVLQQRLERRTDGRRQL, from the coding sequence ATGGACGTATCTGTCGAGACGGTCTGGTCGAATGCCTGCAAAGAGCTCCGAAGCACTTTGTCGAAAGATGTTTTTGACCGCTGGATCGGCGTAATCGAGGCGCTGTCGATCGAGGGGGATACGCTCCACCTCGGTGTTCAGAACGATTTCTACCAGTGCTGGCTGGAGGAAAACTATCTTCCTCTCATCCAGGACGCAGTGGCGCTGGCGTATGGCAGCCGTTTAAACATTGTATTTCGAGTCTCCAAAGCGCCATCCGCTCCCCAATCTGATAAACCACAATCGGCCGAGGGGACGACAGTGCACCGGGGGCGGTCTTCATCAGGCGCCGTCGCGCCTGCGGCGCTGAACCCAAAATATACGTTTGAAACTTTTGTCGTCGGGCCCTCGAACAGTTTTCCGCATGCGGCCTCTCTGGCGGTGGCCCAATCGCCCGGCAGGGCCTACAATCCGTTGTTCCTCTACGGCGGCGTCGGCCTCGGCAAAACCCACCTCATGCAAGCGATCGGCCATTCGGTCCTGCGCACGGGCCGCAGCGTCGTCGCCTACGTCACCTGCGAGGCGTTCACGAACGAGTACATCGATGCCCTGCAGCGGAAGGCGCTGGTTCAATTTCGCAAGAAATATCGAAACGTTGACGTGTTGCTGATCGACGATATCCAGTTCCTCGGCGGAAAAGAGCGGATGCAGGAAGAGTTTTTCCACACGTTTAACGCCCTCTTCGACAGCCACAAACAGATCGTGCTCACCTGCGACCGTCCCGCGAGCGAAATTCCGAGCCTCGAACACCGGCTGGTGTCTCGGTTCGAATGGGGGCTTGTGACCGAACTGGAACCGCCCGATATCGAGACGCGCATCGCAATCCTTCGCAACAAACAGGAAGAGCTCAACGTCAAATTGCCGGAGGAGATCATCAACTTTATTGCCGAGAAAATTCGTTCCAACATCCGCCGTCTCGAAGGGGCGCTGATTCGCGCGGCATCCTACGCCTCACTGACCGGCCGCCCGCTGACGATTGAGACGGTTGAACATCTATTGCGCGACACATTTGACCAGGAAAAACAGGAAACCCTGACCATTGAAGAAATCCAAAAGATTGTCGCGGAATATTTCGACCTGCGGCTGTCGGATATGACGAGCAATCGCCGACCGCAGTCGATCGCGTTTCCCCGTCAGGTCGCGATGTACTTTTGCCGCCAACTCACCTCCCATTCGCTGCCAGTCATCGGAAGCGCATTTGGGAAAAACCATGCGACTGTGCTTCACGCATGTCGCCTGGTTCAGCATCGGCTGAAGGAGGACCCGGAATTCCGGCAGAACATGATGGTCCTCCAACAGCGCCTCGAACGACGAACGGACGGACGCCGCCAGTTGTGA
- the ptsP gene encoding phosphoenolpyruvate--protein phosphotransferase — MRKDNVELICNIAELAGLFQKSSGLSDFLQTVVSVVAYHMRAAVCSIYLYDDQSRELVLTATQGLNPESIGKVRLKLGEGLTGLALKELRPIREGRGSRNPNFKFIPGIREEQYQAFLAVPILRGLERVGVLVLQDPVENYFDENDTKALQAIAAQLAATIENAKLLITLHQMQERQAAGQAETRQTALPSELGMKFIRGVPASAGIAVGRALPIGMSEDHFVVKPEAGMPSWTLDDFRRALAKTEDQIEQLQLSVEEKLTDVASMIFSAHLLILKDDKFSGAMESLIRQGVPVADAVARVVQEYVHLFGNSNNPRLREKVQDVRDIGRRLLNNLRSGEESQSDYAGRVIVASELMPSDILKLSAQRVEGLALVAGGLTSHVAILARSLQLPMVIVEDRSLLHVDEDTVIAIDGEQGNLYINPTPDVLRNFEELRRTRQVMETHLQNVADETYTRDGQRVHVLCNINMLSEVPAALRLKAEGVGLYRSEFPFIVRNDFPSEEEQYRVYRKLIDGMGDRPVIFRTLDIGGDKMLSYFPIVNESNPFLGLRAIRFSLRHRHIFEQQLRALLRAGHQTKLHIMFPLVASVEDFTEARDIVHACMQSLEQEGIPYNRAPKLGAMIELPSAVEIVEELAAEADFLSIGGNDLVQYMLAVDRTNEAISDLYVAHHPAVLRALHRVAQAAHRHGRPVSFCGEMAADPKMIPFLVGIGIRVLSVEARQIPRVQQIVRSLDAAQAAEKARRILQMGRIRDVARALEGNGG, encoded by the coding sequence ATGCGGAAGGACAACGTCGAGCTCATTTGCAACATCGCCGAACTCGCCGGCTTGTTCCAGAAGAGTTCGGGCCTGAGCGACTTTCTTCAAACGGTTGTCAGCGTGGTGGCCTATCACATGCGCGCCGCCGTGTGCTCAATTTACCTTTATGACGACCAGTCGAGAGAACTCGTTCTGACCGCGACCCAAGGTCTTAATCCCGAATCCATCGGCAAGGTTCGATTAAAGCTGGGAGAGGGGTTGACCGGACTGGCCCTCAAGGAACTCCGGCCCATTCGTGAAGGGCGAGGGTCACGCAATCCGAATTTCAAGTTCATTCCCGGAATTCGCGAGGAGCAATACCAAGCATTTCTCGCTGTTCCGATCCTCCGAGGACTGGAACGTGTCGGGGTCCTGGTTCTTCAGGATCCGGTGGAAAACTATTTCGACGAAAATGATACCAAGGCCCTGCAGGCAATCGCCGCTCAACTGGCCGCCACAATCGAGAATGCCAAGCTGCTGATTACCCTGCATCAAATGCAGGAGAGACAGGCGGCCGGGCAAGCAGAGACGAGGCAGACGGCGCTACCGTCCGAGCTTGGCATGAAATTCATACGCGGAGTTCCAGCCTCGGCAGGGATCGCCGTGGGGCGGGCTTTGCCGATCGGAATGAGCGAGGACCACTTTGTTGTGAAGCCCGAAGCCGGCATGCCTTCGTGGACGCTCGACGATTTTCGGCGCGCGCTCGCCAAGACCGAAGACCAGATCGAACAGCTTCAGCTCAGTGTGGAGGAAAAACTGACTGACGTTGCCTCGATGATTTTCAGCGCACACCTGCTGATTTTGAAGGACGATAAATTTTCCGGCGCGATGGAATCTCTGATTCGCCAAGGGGTGCCGGTGGCGGACGCCGTCGCGCGCGTCGTCCAGGAATATGTGCACCTCTTTGGAAACAGCAACAATCCGCGTCTCCGGGAAAAGGTTCAGGACGTCAGGGACATCGGACGCAGGCTGCTGAACAACCTGCGCTCCGGGGAGGAGTCGCAGTCGGATTATGCGGGACGTGTGATCGTGGCATCGGAACTGATGCCTTCCGACATTCTCAAATTGTCCGCCCAGCGCGTGGAAGGCCTGGCCCTGGTCGCAGGCGGGCTGACGTCGCATGTCGCCATTCTGGCGCGGTCACTACAGTTGCCGATGGTGATTGTCGAAGACCGGTCGCTGCTTCATGTCGACGAGGACACGGTGATCGCCATCGATGGGGAACAGGGCAATCTCTACATCAACCCGACGCCCGATGTCCTGCGGAACTTTGAGGAACTCCGGCGGACCCGGCAGGTCATGGAGACACACCTCCAAAACGTTGCGGACGAAACTTACACCCGCGACGGACAACGGGTTCATGTGCTGTGCAACATCAACATGTTGAGCGAGGTTCCTGCCGCGCTAAGGCTCAAGGCGGAGGGCGTCGGGCTTTATCGCAGCGAATTTCCGTTTATTGTCCGCAACGATTTCCCTTCCGAGGAGGAGCAATACCGCGTCTACAGAAAATTGATCGACGGCATGGGCGACCGCCCCGTGATCTTCCGGACCCTCGACATTGGCGGGGACAAGATGTTGTCCTACTTTCCCATCGTCAACGAAAGCAATCCCTTCCTCGGTCTCCGCGCGATTCGCTTCTCGCTCCGGCACCGGCACATCTTCGAGCAGCAACTTCGAGCGCTGCTCCGCGCGGGTCATCAAACGAAGTTGCACATCATGTTTCCGCTCGTGGCTTCGGTGGAAGACTTCACCGAGGCGCGGGACATCGTGCACGCCTGCATGCAAAGCCTCGAACAAGAGGGCATCCCGTACAACCGGGCGCCGAAGCTCGGCGCGATGATCGAGTTGCCTTCCGCCGTGGAGATTGTTGAAGAGCTTGCCGCCGAGGCGGATTTTCTCTCGATTGGCGGAAACGACCTCGTGCAATACATGCTGGCGGTCGACCGCACAAACGAAGCGATCTCCGATCTCTATGTCGCACATCATCCGGCCGTGCTGCGGGCGCTGCACCGGGTGGCGCAGGCGGCTCATCGGCATGGCCGGCCGGTTTCCTTCTGCGGCGAAATGGCGGCGGACCCCAAAATGATCCCTTTTTTGGTGGGAATAGGCATCCGCGTCCTCAGCGTGGAGGCGCGCCAGATTCCCCGCGTGCAGCAGATCGTCCGCTCGCTGGACGCGGCGCAGGCGGCAGAAAAGGCCCGCCGCATTCTGCAGATGGGGCGGATTCGCGACGTCGCGCGCGCCCTGGAAGGGAATGGAGGATGA
- a CDS encoding adenine phosphoribosyltransferase → MSLDAIRSAIREIPDFPKPGIRFKDITPVLRDPVLFHAAVGLFVDRHRGRKIRRIAAIESRGFLLGAAIAHELGAGIVPIRKKGKLPYRTLTETYALEYGSDSVEVHEDAFDAGEEVLLVDDVLATGGTAAAAARLIERAGARVVEVDVLIELTFLNGRASLNPRTVFAPIAF, encoded by the coding sequence ATGAGCCTCGATGCCATCAGGTCTGCGATACGGGAAATTCCCGATTTCCCCAAGCCCGGAATCCGGTTCAAGGACATCACGCCCGTCCTGAGAGATCCTGTATTGTTCCACGCGGCCGTGGGATTATTCGTCGATCGTCACCGCGGCCGAAAAATTCGTCGGATTGCCGCGATTGAATCCCGTGGGTTCCTCTTGGGGGCTGCCATTGCCCATGAACTCGGCGCTGGGATCGTGCCGATTCGCAAGAAAGGCAAGCTTCCCTATCGGACCCTCACCGAGACCTACGCGCTCGAATACGGATCGGATTCCGTGGAAGTTCATGAGGACGCATTCGACGCCGGTGAGGAGGTGCTACTGGTGGATGATGTCCTTGCGACGGGCGGAACTGCTGCCGCGGCGGCCCGCCTGATTGAGCGCGCGGGCGCGCGGGTTGTGGAAGTTGATGTATTGATTGAGCTAACGTTTCTAAACGGCCGCGCAAGCTTGAATCCACGGACGGTTTTTGCCCCGATTGCGTTTTGA
- the dnaN gene encoding DNA polymerase III subunit beta, translating into MKLTVNKQSFITAMEKVFPVVPARATLPILQNVLLKAEGESLSLTTSDIQSTVQTTLPASVARSGATTIPARRLFNILKELPSSEIELDTEDKGDLDITVIRAGASIVKLFGIKQSEFPAPAKVTGVQKFVVSQSLFKTILDSVHYAASVDENRKNLQGVLLGFRSGKIFGVATDGRRLALWEEEFHVDRQQEGEWTIPNDAVRELLALLGEEGDLRILISDTNLVFEGPDFKLISQMLMEKFPNFRQAIPAGSDVRVSVARDELLGALRRASILLSGHEGSVSLSLSDNCLEISTPENEAGEYREKIAVKHSGPSISILLNAEWLMDPLRNLSSDEVFLELSGSYSPCVIKTDKPFLYVLMPMRPTTTATR; encoded by the coding sequence ATGAAACTGACCGTCAACAAACAGAGCTTTATCACCGCGATGGAAAAGGTTTTTCCCGTCGTGCCTGCGCGCGCGACACTGCCCATCCTCCAGAATGTACTTCTGAAGGCCGAGGGCGAAAGTCTTTCCCTGACGACGAGCGATATTCAGTCAACAGTTCAGACAACATTGCCCGCGAGCGTCGCTCGTTCGGGGGCCACCACAATTCCGGCCCGCCGCCTGTTCAACATCCTCAAGGAGTTGCCGTCGTCCGAAATTGAACTCGACACGGAAGATAAGGGCGACCTGGACATCACGGTCATTCGCGCCGGAGCGTCGATCGTCAAATTGTTCGGGATCAAACAATCCGAATTCCCGGCTCCTGCCAAGGTGACCGGGGTCCAAAAGTTCGTGGTGAGCCAGTCGCTCTTCAAGACGATCCTGGATTCGGTTCACTATGCGGCCTCGGTGGACGAGAATCGGAAAAATTTACAGGGGGTGTTGCTGGGATTTCGATCGGGGAAAATTTTTGGGGTGGCCACCGACGGGCGGCGGCTCGCGCTGTGGGAAGAAGAGTTTCACGTTGATCGTCAGCAGGAAGGGGAGTGGACGATTCCCAACGATGCGGTGCGGGAGCTGCTGGCGTTGCTTGGGGAGGAGGGGGATCTGCGGATTCTAATTTCAGACACGAATCTTGTCTTTGAAGGGCCTGATTTCAAGTTGATCTCGCAAATGCTGATGGAGAAGTTTCCGAATTTTCGTCAGGCGATACCTGCCGGAAGCGATGTGCGCGTCAGTGTCGCGAGGGATGAGCTCCTCGGCGCCTTGCGCCGTGCCTCGATCCTGCTTTCGGGGCATGAAGGTTCGGTGTCGCTTTCCCTTTCGGACAATTGCCTGGAAATCAGCACGCCGGAAAACGAGGCTGGCGAGTATCGGGAAAAGATAGCGGTCAAGCACTCGGGCCCGAGCATATCGATCCTTTTGAATGCAGAATGGCTCATGGACCCCTTGAGGAACCTGTCTTCGGATGAGGTCTTTCTTGAATTGAGCGGTTCGTACAGCCCATGCGTGATCAAGACGGACAAACCGTTCCTGTACGTGCTGATGCCCATGCGCCCGACGACGACCGCAACTCGATAA
- a CDS encoding DUF481 domain-containing protein — protein sequence MTGFRVLAAATLVWAAAEGADGKARPPKGRGGEGWKRQVQAGVNVTEGNRDSSLARAQFGGRGRGEGWDTELNLKAEIGRADGVQNRERVAAEAAHRRGLTDRAYMAYRLDATYDAIAELDYRIIGSLSLGWYAIRDDQQEFRLEVGPAGVVERKEGVESSRPAIRIAEAYEARITKVSRMVQGVEYVPELDADPNDYLLRAHVELRSDLDVQLSLHVRLEADYDNNPAEGKDKQDTVFSVSFGYSF from the coding sequence ATGACCGGATTTCGCGTGCTCGCGGCGGCGACCCTCGTGTGGGCCGCGGCAGAAGGAGCCGACGGGAAAGCTCGCCCGCCCAAAGGCCGAGGAGGCGAAGGTTGGAAACGGCAGGTTCAGGCGGGCGTCAACGTCACCGAGGGCAACCGCGATTCGTCGCTCGCCAGGGCACAGTTCGGCGGGCGAGGCCGCGGCGAGGGGTGGGACACCGAGCTGAACCTAAAAGCCGAAATCGGCCGTGCCGACGGGGTCCAAAATCGGGAACGCGTCGCGGCGGAGGCAGCCCACCGCCGGGGTCTGACCGACCGAGCCTACATGGCGTACCGCCTCGATGCGACATATGATGCCATCGCGGAGCTCGACTATCGGATCATCGGAAGCCTTTCGCTGGGGTGGTATGCGATTCGGGACGACCAGCAGGAGTTCAGGTTGGAGGTCGGTCCTGCGGGCGTCGTTGAGCGCAAAGAGGGGGTAGAAAGCAGCCGGCCCGCCATTCGCATCGCTGAAGCCTACGAAGCGCGCATCACAAAGGTCTCGCGCATGGTGCAGGGCGTGGAATACGTCCCGGAGTTGGATGCGGATCCGAACGATTATCTCCTGCGGGCGCATGTCGAGCTGCGTTCAGACCTGGACGTCCAGCTTAGCCTTCACGTCCGCCTCGAGGCCGACTACGACAACAATCCCGCAGAGGGCAAAGATAAACAGGACACAGTTTTTAGCGTGTCGTTCGGTTACTCCTTCTGA
- a CDS encoding histidine phosphatase family protein — MRILFIRHAEAVDATEFAGDDLERPLTPAGRKRFGKVVAYLARNYPKPECILSSKAVRAWETANDYARGVGVKDIVVRDELNPGATPDDIRQILKEYKDLEWIALVGHEPDFSKAIAALTSRGKLRMKFKKGAVAEVEWSGRGDATLRALIDPARL, encoded by the coding sequence ATGCGGATCTTGTTCATACGCCACGCGGAAGCTGTTGATGCGACGGAATTCGCGGGTGACGACCTTGAACGCCCCCTAACGCCAGCCGGTCGAAAACGATTTGGCAAAGTGGTGGCCTATCTCGCCAGAAACTATCCTAAACCAGAGTGCATTTTGTCCTCCAAGGCCGTCCGTGCGTGGGAAACTGCAAATGACTATGCGCGGGGCGTCGGCGTGAAGGACATCGTTGTTCGAGATGAGCTCAATCCGGGTGCAACCCCGGATGACATCAGACAGATTCTCAAAGAATACAAAGATCTTGAGTGGATTGCGCTTGTGGGCCATGAGCCCGATTTCTCAAAAGCCATCGCCGCGCTCACCAGCAGGGGCAAGCTGCGGATGAAATTCAAAAAAGGTGCTGTTGCCGAGGTGGAGTGGTCTGGGCGCGGCGATGCGACGCTTCGCGCGCTTATCGACCCGGCCCGATTGTGA
- a CDS encoding Ig-like domain-containing protein, with amino-acid sequence MKPGPVFFAGWLCAHAAFALAATSGVLYAVRDLGALGGSSSRAHAVSERGEVVGEAETADGQIRAFLWSAERGMRDLGTLGGGFSRAYAVNDRGEVAGESEAPDGEIRPVRWREDTGMESLPLPPNMWDGMINGLNNFGIAVGCAETRNGPRALVWTIDGVAELAPLRTATESAAYGVNDVGWIIGRQSLPVESGIRSAPFLVDLINGKEARSRPMDTAQGGAALAINAQGVAVGYVEFEEGLRAARFDPGPEPSVRLIDTLENTYSIAFDINNRGEIVGTFSSSPEDDDRAFVWREGTMYDLNEWLDSAEPWHLVEARGINDRGEIVGYGILRDRERAFLLTPLPGPASERPVVRLVEPTHGTAWSAGAPLPLKAEIEPSGASVRRVLFFANGVPVAAATSAPYQAVWTQPGPGPQHLVAVVVAPDGKTRRSARVAVYVDWEEAEKRGDLVQ; translated from the coding sequence ATGAAGCCGGGCCCGGTATTCTTTGCGGGATGGTTATGTGCGCACGCCGCTTTTGCGCTGGCTGCCACATCCGGTGTCCTGTATGCCGTGCGGGATCTCGGAGCGCTCGGCGGCTCTTCGAGCCGTGCCCATGCGGTGAGTGAACGGGGCGAAGTCGTGGGCGAGGCGGAAACAGCCGACGGCCAGATCCGCGCCTTCCTGTGGAGCGCTGAACGGGGAATGCGGGATCTTGGAACCCTGGGAGGCGGGTTCAGCCGGGCCTACGCCGTCAATGACCGCGGTGAAGTAGCCGGCGAATCGGAAGCGCCCGACGGAGAGATCCGACCGGTCCGGTGGAGGGAAGATACCGGAATGGAATCCCTGCCCCTGCCTCCGAACATGTGGGACGGCATGATCAATGGCCTGAACAACTTCGGAATCGCGGTTGGCTGCGCGGAAACGCGGAACGGCCCGCGCGCCCTTGTGTGGACCATCGACGGCGTTGCCGAGTTAGCGCCTCTTAGGACAGCGACCGAGAGCGCGGCGTATGGCGTGAATGATGTGGGTTGGATCATCGGGCGACAGTCACTCCCTGTGGAGTCGGGAATCCGCAGCGCACCGTTTCTGGTCGATCTGATCAACGGAAAAGAGGCGCGCAGCAGGCCCATGGACACGGCACAGGGCGGGGCTGCGCTGGCCATCAATGCGCAAGGGGTTGCCGTGGGCTACGTGGAATTTGAGGAAGGACTTCGTGCGGCGCGATTTGACCCCGGACCAGAACCGTCCGTGCGACTGATCGACACGCTTGAAAATACCTACAGTATCGCCTTCGACATCAACAACCGGGGCGAGATCGTGGGGACGTTTTCAAGCAGCCCGGAGGACGACGATCGCGCATTCGTCTGGCGCGAGGGCACAATGTATGACCTGAATGAATGGCTCGACAGCGCGGAGCCTTGGCATCTCGTCGAGGCGCGGGGAATCAACGACCGGGGCGAGATTGTAGGCTACGGCATCCTGCGCGACCGGGAGCGCGCGTTTTTACTCACGCCATTGCCAGGCCCGGCATCGGAACGGCCCGTCGTTCGCCTGGTGGAGCCGACCCACGGCACCGCCTGGTCAGCCGGCGCTCCGCTGCCGCTGAAAGCGGAAATCGAACCCTCAGGAGCGTCAGTTCGGAGAGTCCTGTTTTTTGCCAACGGCGTTCCGGTTGCTGCAGCCACATCAGCCCCATATCAGGCTGTCTGGACCCAACCCGGCCCGGGCCCCCAGCATCTCGTGGCCGTCGTTGTCGCGCCAGACGGAAAGACCCGCCGATCGGCAAGGGTCGCCGTGTATGTTGACTGGGAAGAGGCTGAAAAAAGGGGCGATCTCGTACAATAA
- a CDS encoding sigma-70 family RNA polymerase sigma factor, with translation MMMDSDRSIKVYLREIGQTPLLTPEQEVELAARIKKGDEEAKQLMIRANLRLVVKIAQDYARYGLPLLDLISEGNIGLMKAVERFDPKKGGKLSTYAAWWIKQAIRRALANQSKTIRLPAHLVDKIARMRRVEHQLREKLGREPTEEELAAELRVEPSVVRHWQTVSLKPASLDAPVGNDQDSAEFGELIGDERVRSPVDEINERQLKDEIDELINRLDRRERDILKYRFGLRGARVETLETVGKRFRITRERVRQIQNAAVVKLRRMIDEKDGIKVPEKSGV, from the coding sequence ATGATGATGGATTCTGACCGTTCCATAAAGGTGTACTTGCGGGAGATCGGGCAAACCCCGCTGTTGACGCCCGAGCAGGAAGTGGAACTGGCGGCGCGGATCAAGAAGGGCGACGAGGAAGCCAAACAGCTCATGATCCGCGCCAACCTCCGGCTTGTTGTCAAAATTGCCCAGGATTACGCGCGGTATGGTCTGCCCCTACTCGACCTGATTTCCGAGGGCAATATCGGGCTGATGAAGGCGGTTGAACGGTTTGATCCGAAGAAGGGCGGCAAGCTCAGCACGTATGCGGCGTGGTGGATCAAGCAGGCCATCAGACGCGCCCTTGCCAACCAGAGCAAGACCATCCGGCTCCCCGCGCACTTGGTGGACAAGATTGCCCGGATGCGCAGGGTGGAGCACCAGTTGCGCGAGAAACTGGGAAGGGAACCGACCGAGGAGGAGCTGGCCGCCGAGCTTCGGGTGGAACCGTCGGTGGTTCGTCATTGGCAAACCGTTTCGTTGAAGCCGGCGTCGCTGGATGCCCCCGTGGGCAATGACCAGGACAGTGCGGAGTTCGGCGAACTTATTGGGGATGAGCGGGTTCGCAGCCCGGTCGACGAGATCAACGAGCGCCAGCTCAAGGATGAGATTGACGAGTTGATCAATCGACTCGACCGACGGGAACGCGATATTCTTAAATACAGGTTTGGACTTCGGGGCGCGCGGGTGGAAACACTCGAAACCGTGGGCAAGCGGTTCCGAATCACCCGCGAGCGCGTCCGGCAGATCCAGAATGCAGCCGTGGTGAAGCTGCGACGTATGATTGACGAGAAGGACGGAATCAAGGTTCCGGAAAAATCCGGAGTATGA